DNA from Desulfosporosinus sp. Sb-LF:
TCGCGCGGGAGTTTGCAGCTGCTGCTCCTGCGGCCATTGCCCATCCTAACTGGAGAACGTCTAACTTTGTGAATTCGTTCCAAACAGAACGATCCATTGCCGTGCTTAATGCCCTGATGGGCAACTGGGCACAGCCGGGCGGACTCATTCCTGACCAGGAAATCAACACTGCTAAGCTTGGAGTTCTGTCCCATCCCCCCTTCCCGATGGCTCAGGGAATGCGCCTTGATGGAGTTCCTTGGCAGTATCCCATGGTACCCTTATCCTATGGTGTCATCCAGACGATGCGGGATAATATTTTAACGGGTAAACCGTATGAGGCCAAAGGATGGTTAATTTCTAGGCAAAATCCAATCCTCTCGATCCCAGAACGACAAAAAACAATTAATGCTTTTATGAAGTTGGATTTTGTGGCAGTCATCGATATTCAAGCAAGCGACACAGCGTATTATGCGGATGTGATTTTGCCAGAATCTAGTTATCTCGAACGCTATGACGGTTTAGTACCGATTGGGAATAAAATATTTGTCCGTCAACCCGTGATAGAGCCTTTATATGATACCAAAAGTAGCTTAATGATCTATAAGGAACTGGCGGATAAGTTAGGACTGGGAGAGTTCCTGCCCTATAAGGATGAAAAGGATCTCTTAACACGGCAACTCAAACCGTTTTCAGTAAGCTTAGAGGAACTACAGCGTGCAGGGCACTATGTCGTTAAAAATCTAAAGGAAGACCATTCCAAGGACTTCGAATTTCAAACTAGCAGCGGAAAAGTGGAAATTTCCTCAAGTATAATGGCTCAGATGGGCAAGAAAGCGGTACCCACCTGGAATGAACCGCCCCGCCCAGCGTTAGATCACTATTATCTCTTGACGGGAAAAACTGCCCAGCACTCTCAGATGTTCACACAGAACAATCGCTGGCTACTGGAAGTCTTTCCTGAAAATCGGGCCTGGTTGCACACTTCAGTAGCCGCCAAGCTCGGGGTTAAGAAGGATGATCAAGTGGTGTTGGAGAGTGAAGTCGGCAAGGTGAGTATTAAAGCCTATGTAACAGAGGGTATACGTCCGGACTGTATCTTCATGGTCGGAGGGTTTGGGCACATAAGCAAAGGACTTAAATCTGCTTATAAGCTTGGAGCAAGTGATTCAGCCCTACACAAGACCATCACAGACCCGATCTCGGGAGGTTCGGCCTTGAGTGAAACCTTTGTAACAGTGAGTAAGGCGTAGGAGGAGAAAATATGGCTGTTCGCATGGGATTTGTCATCATTACCTCGCGCTGTATCGACTGCGATGCTTGCATGGTGGCTTGCCGCGCGGAAAATGACGTGCCCATTGGTAAAACGCGAAATTGGGTGAAAAGTAGCGGAGTTCAGGGGAAGTTCCCCAATGTTAAGGAAGTCTTTCGTCCTGGAAACTGTATGCATTGTGAGCATCCTCCTTGTGTCTCCGTATGTCCGACTGGGGCTTCTTATAAACGTCCAGATGGGATTGTTTTAGTCGAAGCCCGTAAATGCATTGGGTGTAAATACTGTATCACGGCTTGTCCGTATGATGCTCGCTTTGCTAATCCTGAAACGGGAAAGGCTGACAAGTGTACTTTCTGTCTACAGCGCTTGGAGCAAGGACTTCAGCCAGCGTGTGTTCAAACATGCTTAGGAAAATCCCGCCAGGCAGGCGACCTAAATGACCCGAATAGTGTCGTTTCGAAACTGATCGAAAAATATCCGACCCGTCAGTTGCTTAAACAAGTGGGAACGGGTCCAAATATATATTATATTGATGACGTGGTTCCAGAAATACCCGTGGGCAAATAACGGGCTTAGGAGGGAGTTTTCACGTGGAAATAACATGGGGCTTATTGATTGTTATTTACCTCTTCACAGCAGGAATAAGTGCAGGAGCCATGGTTACGTCCAATCTTGCCTTGCTCTATGGCGGCCAAGATTATGAGCGCGTTGGCCGTTGGGGTGCCTTTATTTCACCCTTCCCCATTTCCTTTGGTTTAGGGGTTCTTTTACTAGATCTAGGGAGTCCATTTAACTTTTATCGCTTATTCATGACGTTGCAGGTCAGGTCCCCGATGTCTTATGGAAGTTGGGCAATTCTCTTATTCTCATTATTGAGTGTTATCTATCTTTATCTCTGGCTTCCGGAAAAATTTCGGATTTTTGGGCAGAAGAAATCCTTGGAAAA
Protein-coding regions in this window:
- a CDS encoding molybdopterin-dependent oxidoreductase: MSKVYTWNQLFSRRQFIKGTAAGAALGATAGFGLLAPGTSVGASQDSAQTSATGAKMVTTICEQCVWRCGVIAKVENGVVKKLEGNPDHPNNLGKLCPRGNAGIETMYSPDRIKFPMIRAGARGSGLWRRASWDEALSYTADQMKKIKDKYGAKAMMFNSTDNLSQPFFEILLKAYGTPNYGTQRSLCFNAMTTGFLYTYGVPQPGTDYKNCKYMIFTGRNLAEGISNNETQEMIEMVARGVKVVVLDPRFSKTAAKATEWLPTRPGTDSAFFLAMINVIINEKLYNTTFIKKYTQGFEDLTTEVKDYTPEWAEQKCEIAATTIRRIAREFAAAAPAAIAHPNWRTSNFVNSFQTERSIAVLNALMGNWAQPGGLIPDQEINTAKLGVLSHPPFPMAQGMRLDGVPWQYPMVPLSYGVIQTMRDNILTGKPYEAKGWLISRQNPILSIPERQKTINAFMKLDFVAVIDIQASDTAYYADVILPESSYLERYDGLVPIGNKIFVRQPVIEPLYDTKSSLMIYKELADKLGLGEFLPYKDEKDLLTRQLKPFSVSLEELQRAGHYVVKNLKEDHSKDFEFQTSSGKVEISSSIMAQMGKKAVPTWNEPPRPALDHYYLLTGKTAQHSQMFTQNNRWLLEVFPENRAWLHTSVAAKLGVKKDDQVVLESEVGKVSIKAYVTEGIRPDCIFMVGGFGHISKGLKSAYKLGASDSALHKTITDPISGGSALSETFVTVSKA
- a CDS encoding 4Fe-4S dicluster domain-containing protein, whose amino-acid sequence is MAVRMGFVIITSRCIDCDACMVACRAENDVPIGKTRNWVKSSGVQGKFPNVKEVFRPGNCMHCEHPPCVSVCPTGASYKRPDGIVLVEARKCIGCKYCITACPYDARFANPETGKADKCTFCLQRLEQGLQPACVQTCLGKSRQAGDLNDPNSVVSKLIEKYPTRQLLKQVGTGPNIYYIDDVVPEIPVGK